Proteins encoded together in one Dechloromonas sp. HYN0024 window:
- the motB gene encoding flagellar motor protein MotB, with protein sequence MSDDSTRPIIIKRKKVVAGGAHGGAWKIAYADFVTAMMAFFLLMWLLGSTAQGDLAGIADHFQNPLKVASQGGSGSGDATSVLKGGGQDLTRQAGQVKRGDIEAKKSTSFSKEANAEFRRKEQEQLESLKADIEKMIEKSPQLAQFKKQMLLDITSEGLRIQIVDEQNRPMFDSASADLKPYTRDILRQIGKALNGVGNRISLAGHTDASQFSGGDRGYTNWELSANRANASRRELVIGGMDDAKIMRVVGLGATVLFDKNDPLNSVNRRISIVILNRKTENAILQEEGPDSEVGGEELLPEGLKLPLGGKGTSG encoded by the coding sequence ATGAGCGACGATTCGACACGTCCCATAATCATCAAGCGCAAGAAGGTCGTGGCCGGTGGTGCCCACGGCGGCGCCTGGAAGATTGCCTACGCCGACTTCGTGACGGCGATGATGGCGTTCTTCCTGTTGATGTGGCTACTTGGGTCGACGGCACAGGGTGACTTGGCCGGGATTGCCGATCATTTCCAGAATCCGCTCAAGGTTGCCAGCCAGGGCGGCAGTGGCTCCGGCGATGCGACCAGTGTGCTCAAGGGGGGCGGCCAGGATCTGACGCGCCAGGCTGGCCAGGTCAAGCGCGGTGATATCGAGGCCAAGAAGTCGACTTCCTTTTCCAAGGAGGCCAATGCCGAATTCCGTCGCAAGGAACAGGAGCAACTCGAAAGCCTGAAGGCCGACATCGAAAAAATGATCGAGAAGAGTCCGCAACTCGCTCAGTTCAAAAAGCAGATGTTGCTCGACATTACTTCCGAAGGCTTGCGGATCCAGATCGTCGATGAACAGAATCGTCCGATGTTCGACTCAGCCAGCGCCGACCTCAAGCCCTACACGCGGGATATCCTGCGTCAGATCGGCAAGGCCCTGAATGGCGTCGGCAACCGGATCAGCCTGGCCGGACATACCGATGCGTCGCAGTTTTCGGGAGGCGACAGGGGGTATACGAACTGGGAGTTGTCGGCCAACCGGGCGAATGCTTCCCGGCGAGAATTGGTCATTGGCGGCATGGATGACGCCAAGATCATGCGGGTCGTCGGGCTTGGCGCAACTGTGCTTTTCGACAAAAATGATCCGCTCAATTCGGTCAACCGGCGAATCAGTATCGTGATCCTGAATCGCAAGACCGAGAATGCCATCCTGCAGGAAGAGGGGCCAGATTCCGAAGTTGGCGGTGAAGAGCTGCTTCCTGAGGGACTGAAGTTGCCGCTCGGCGGAAAGGGCACGTCTGGCTGA
- a CDS encoding response regulator: MAKTILAVDDSASIRQMVSFTLKSAGYDVVEAVDGQDGLDKAKARAIHLVLTDQNMPRMDGLTLIKNLRALPQYASSPILMLTTESSDEMKLQGRAAGATGWLVKPFDPQKLIEVVRKVIG, encoded by the coding sequence ATGGCAAAAACCATTCTAGCAGTTGACGATTCGGCCTCCATTCGCCAAATGGTCTCGTTTACCCTGAAGAGTGCCGGATATGATGTGGTTGAGGCGGTGGATGGGCAGGATGGTCTTGATAAAGCGAAAGCCAGAGCCATTCATCTGGTGCTGACCGACCAGAACATGCCGCGGATGGATGGGCTGACCCTGATCAAAAATCTTCGCGCCCTGCCGCAGTACGCATCCAGCCCCATCCTGATGCTGACGACCGAGTCTTCCGATGAGATGAAGTTGCAAGGCCGGGCGGCGGGAGCTACTGGCTGGCTGGTCAAGCCTTTTGACCCTCAAAAACTGATTGAAGTCGTACGCAAGGTGATCGGCTGA
- a CDS encoding chemotaxis protein CheW yields the protein MAIDMSQFYQVFFEESAEHLAAMEGLLLNLDIENPDSEQLNAIFRAAHSIKGSAGTFGFTDLAETTHILENLLDRIRKQELPLRPDMVDAFLESGDLLRNMLEAHQGRGEVDPQAIAAMSARLRQLSTGEVVVAARPATTPPPQVVAAARQTPLVRRSFDIQFVPTDVSARGDGVANLLAELRTLGSLEILSQPASELNNVGYWQLRLKTDAAQDLFSDQIDFIAENGAWRIVEETPTDHDEGAFGLFGGAPGAPEEDPGYGFFAPQDSVSPEPAASDDEGFGFFEPVPVTAVKESVGDDGEGYGFFAPLPPQTAVAPAVPVAEEGEGFGFFAPPSLVVEASANPALSSPPPAGGELADKKIAELSPRAGKPVAPAAAADSSIRVSVEKVDQLINLVGELVITQAMLLQTVSQMQESAPERLVNGLGQLERNTRDLQESVMSIRMLPISFVFSRFPRVVRDLSAKLGKQVELKTTGETTELDKGLIERIADPLTHLIRNSLDHGIELPEKRIAAGKRALGTITLKAYHQGGNIVIEVGDDGAGLPRDKILAKARERGLPVSDQMTDGEVFNLIFEAGFSTAEQVTDVSGRGVGMDVVRRNIQSMGGRVEIESMLGIGTRMTVRLPLTLAILDGMSVAVGDQTYILPLSYIVESMQPEAGAIKTLSNQGRVMQVRSEYLPVVALHEIFNIPSGCIDFTQGIMVVIDADGTKAALFVDALLGQHQVVIKSLEANYRRVNGISGATIMGDGHVALILDASVIAGMARSNMRKAG from the coding sequence ATGGCTATCGACATGAGTCAGTTCTACCAGGTGTTCTTCGAGGAATCGGCAGAACATCTGGCAGCGATGGAGGGTTTGTTGCTGAATCTGGATATTGAAAATCCCGATTCGGAGCAGCTCAATGCCATTTTCCGGGCCGCCCACTCCATCAAGGGCAGTGCCGGAACCTTCGGGTTCACGGATCTCGCCGAAACGACGCACATCCTGGAAAACCTGCTCGACCGGATTCGCAAGCAGGAATTGCCCTTGCGACCTGACATGGTCGATGCTTTCCTGGAGTCCGGAGACCTCCTGCGCAACATGCTTGAGGCACATCAGGGGCGGGGCGAGGTTGATCCCCAGGCGATTGCTGCGATGTCTGCCCGTCTGCGGCAATTGTCGACGGGCGAAGTGGTCGTCGCCGCCCGGCCTGCAACTACCCCGCCACCCCAGGTCGTCGCCGCGGCCAGGCAAACTCCGCTGGTCAGGCGCTCGTTCGATATCCAGTTCGTGCCCACCGATGTGTCGGCAAGAGGTGACGGGGTGGCCAACCTGCTTGCCGAGCTGCGCACACTGGGGTCGTTGGAGATACTCAGTCAGCCGGCTTCAGAGCTGAATAATGTCGGTTACTGGCAACTGCGGTTGAAAACCGATGCGGCACAAGACCTGTTTTCTGATCAGATAGATTTCATCGCTGAAAATGGGGCCTGGCGTATTGTTGAAGAGACCCCCACCGACCATGACGAGGGGGCTTTTGGTCTTTTTGGCGGCGCGCCAGGGGCGCCGGAGGAAGACCCGGGCTATGGCTTTTTCGCCCCGCAAGACAGTGTGTCACCCGAGCCGGCGGCTAGCGATGACGAGGGTTTCGGCTTCTTTGAACCGGTGCCAGTAACCGCCGTCAAAGAGAGCGTTGGCGACGACGGCGAGGGTTACGGCTTTTTCGCGCCATTGCCTCCTCAAACTGCCGTAGCGCCCGCGGTGCCGGTGGCCGAGGAAGGCGAGGGTTTCGGCTTCTTTGCGCCGCCATCGCTAGTGGTTGAGGCGTCAGCCAACCCGGCTTTGTCGTCACCGCCGCCGGCCGGTGGGGAGCTGGCCGATAAGAAGATTGCCGAATTGTCCCCTCGGGCTGGCAAGCCTGTTGCGCCTGCCGCCGCGGCGGACTCGTCAATTCGCGTCAGTGTCGAGAAGGTCGATCAGTTGATCAATCTGGTGGGCGAATTGGTGATTACCCAGGCGATGCTCCTGCAGACGGTGAGCCAGATGCAGGAGAGTGCGCCGGAGCGACTCGTCAACGGATTGGGGCAATTGGAACGCAATACGCGCGATTTGCAGGAGTCGGTGATGTCCATCCGGATGCTGCCGATATCCTTTGTGTTCTCACGCTTCCCGCGGGTTGTGCGCGACCTGTCGGCCAAGCTCGGCAAGCAGGTCGAGCTGAAAACCACGGGGGAGACGACCGAACTCGACAAGGGGCTGATCGAGCGCATCGCAGATCCGCTGACCCACCTTATCCGGAACAGTCTCGATCACGGCATCGAGCTACCCGAAAAGCGCATCGCCGCGGGGAAGAGGGCGCTCGGTACAATTACCCTGAAGGCCTATCATCAGGGTGGCAATATCGTCATCGAAGTGGGCGACGATGGTGCCGGCCTGCCGCGTGACAAGATTTTGGCAAAGGCGCGTGAGCGCGGTCTGCCAGTCTCGGATCAGATGACCGACGGGGAGGTTTTCAACCTGATTTTTGAAGCTGGCTTTTCCACCGCCGAGCAGGTCACCGATGTGTCCGGGCGTGGTGTCGGCATGGATGTGGTACGGCGCAACATTCAATCGATGGGCGGTCGGGTCGAGATCGAGTCAATGCTCGGTATCGGTACCCGGATGACCGTCCGCCTGCCGCTGACGCTGGCGATTCTTGACGGAATGTCGGTGGCGGTCGGCGACCAGACCTATATCCTCCCGTTGTCCTATATTGTCGAGTCGATGCAGCCGGAAGCCGGGGCCATCAAGACACTATCCAATCAGGGGCGGGTCATGCAGGTACGCAGCGAATACCTGCCGGTTGTCGCCCTGCATGAGATTTTCAATATCCCGTCCGGGTGTATCGATTTTACCCAGGGCATCATGGTCGTCATCGATGCCGACGGAACCAAGGCAGCCCTGTTCGTTGATGCGCTGCTTGGCCAGCATCAGGTGGTAATCAAGAGTCTGGAAGCCAATTACCGCCGAGTGAACGGTATTTCCGGGGCGACTATCATGGGAGACGGACATGTCGCGCTGATTCTCGATGCATCAGTGATCGCCGGCATGGCCAGATCGAATATGCGGAAAGCCGGCTGA
- a CDS encoding chemotaxis protein CheW — protein MEPRVQAGAITGEDDLIASEYLTFTLGSEEYAIDILKVQEIRGYEPPTMIANTPPFIKGVINLRGIIVPIIDLRIKFNLGRVEYTPFTVVIILNVAGRVVGIVVDSVSDVVSLDASQIRPAPDFSGSFDTKYIVGLASMDGRMMIVSDIERLMTSADMELIDGAVA, from the coding sequence ATGGAACCGAGAGTGCAGGCCGGTGCAATAACCGGCGAGGATGACCTGATCGCCAGCGAATACTTGACCTTCACCTTGGGCAGCGAAGAGTACGCCATCGATATCCTCAAGGTGCAGGAGATTCGTGGCTACGAGCCGCCGACCATGATTGCCAACACGCCACCCTTCATCAAGGGAGTCATCAATCTGCGTGGCATCATCGTTCCCATCATTGATCTACGCATCAAGTTCAATCTGGGGCGAGTCGAGTACACACCGTTTACCGTAGTCATCATCCTGAATGTCGCCGGGCGGGTCGTCGGCATCGTGGTCGATAGTGTTTCCGATGTCGTTTCGCTGGATGCATCGCAAATTCGTCCTGCCCCCGATTTCTCCGGCAGTTTTGACACCAAATACATCGTCGGTCTGGCTTCCATGGATGGGCGGATGATGATCGTCTCCGATATTGAGCGGCTGATGACCAGTGCTGACATGGAACTGATTGACGGAGCCGTTGCCTGA
- a CDS encoding methyl-accepting chemotaxis protein, whose translation MTTKKLANKFIGLGLVAAIALAVPIVPLVKGFNSQIAIAEKERVGVVVHGELRKMLQEVQRHRGASTALLAGKQTFKERADRAMSGADAAMGGADVALANAEASIGKARQWAEFKRGWQTLKGGYATLSPQENARQHTALIAILLDVMDSVAEQSELVLDPEVVTYYAMDMNIIQLPPLTERMGQARALGSLVLSDKLLDSKRRDSLIEGLAEAQIRQKSVLADSEKIYAADESNRARLAGAVAPAIAGMATFIGNIQKNLLDAETLSYDPGRYFDEATQSIDASFRLYDEGTRFLDQELMQRIARIERERLLVLVLVFALVAVAAIVAFVMLRSVHRSVVSVSNALDRIAAGELDVQLRAETNDEIGQMVHCLEDMQSQLRGRLEADRLAANETMRLKVALDVTSNSVMVADPEGTIIYCNAALLGMMRNAENDLRQDLPNFRVDTMLGANFDIYHRQPAHQRNLLAGLKGTHRARLQIGGRDFTLIASPVINAAGERLGTVVEWQDRTDEVAIEREVATIIEAAANGDFSQRLDSSGMDGFFRQVSEGVNKLLAASTDALDDVGAMLARMAKGDLTQKIETPYQGILGRLKDDANVTVDNLQEMLLSIKDATDSINTAAKEIASGNLELSRRTEEQASSLQETASSMEELTGTVKQNADNSRQASELAGSAQQVAIKGGEVVGQVVQTMTAIHQSSNRIADIIGVIDGIAFQTNILALNAAVEAARAGEQGRGFAVVASEVRNLAQRSAAAAKEIKGLISDSVDKVEAGSKLVDQAGRTMDEVVSSIRRVAGLMVGISDASREQSAGIEQVSIAVSQMDEVTQQNAALVEQAAAAAESLEEQAGNLALSVAVFRLSGGVVVSGEQNLRGLDIDGAISAHRGWKQHLTDYVAGGGAQLDPVIVGRDDVCALGCWIHGDGRVLNGHPGYGDLKTEHAGFHRCAAEIIRTAKSGDTDRARREIAGEFSARSQRVIGLLENLRSTDDIAMSRQLTGTPGRKQPSVSVLALSGPTEDEWEEF comes from the coding sequence ATGACGACTAAGAAACTGGCCAACAAATTTATCGGTCTCGGACTGGTGGCGGCCATCGCCCTGGCTGTGCCCATTGTGCCGCTGGTCAAGGGATTCAACAGCCAGATCGCGATTGCCGAAAAGGAGCGCGTCGGTGTTGTCGTCCATGGCGAACTGCGCAAAATGTTGCAGGAGGTCCAGCGTCATCGTGGGGCTTCTACGGCCTTGTTGGCCGGCAAGCAAACATTCAAGGAGCGGGCCGATCGCGCCATGTCCGGTGCCGATGCCGCAATGGGTGGCGCCGATGTCGCCCTGGCGAACGCCGAGGCAAGTATCGGAAAGGCCCGGCAATGGGCCGAGTTCAAACGCGGCTGGCAGACGCTCAAAGGTGGCTACGCGACGCTCAGTCCGCAGGAAAATGCCAGGCAGCACACGGCCTTGATCGCCATCCTTCTGGATGTCATGGACAGTGTCGCCGAGCAGTCTGAGTTGGTCCTTGATCCCGAGGTGGTGACCTACTATGCGATGGATATGAACATTATCCAGTTGCCTCCCCTGACCGAACGGATGGGCCAGGCACGGGCTCTCGGTTCGCTGGTTCTGAGTGACAAGCTGCTTGATTCAAAACGGCGGGATTCGCTGATCGAAGGATTGGCCGAAGCCCAGATTCGGCAAAAATCTGTTCTCGCCGATAGCGAAAAAATTTATGCCGCCGATGAAAGCAACCGTGCCCGCTTGGCCGGTGCCGTTGCCCCGGCCATAGCTGGCATGGCGACCTTTATCGGGAATATCCAGAAGAATCTGCTCGATGCGGAAACCTTGTCCTATGATCCTGGCCGCTATTTCGATGAAGCCACGCAGAGCATTGATGCGTCTTTCCGGCTTTACGACGAGGGAACCCGGTTTCTTGATCAGGAGCTGATGCAGCGGATCGCCCGGATTGAGCGTGAACGCCTGCTTGTCCTGGTGCTTGTTTTCGCGCTTGTCGCGGTGGCTGCCATCGTGGCATTCGTCATGTTGCGCAGCGTTCATCGGTCGGTGGTCAGCGTGTCGAATGCCCTCGACAGGATCGCGGCCGGGGAACTCGATGTCCAGCTGCGGGCCGAGACCAACGATGAGATCGGCCAGATGGTGCATTGTCTTGAGGACATGCAAAGCCAGTTGCGCGGCCGGCTCGAGGCAGATCGCCTGGCTGCCAACGAAACCATGCGCCTCAAGGTGGCCCTGGACGTGACCTCCAACAGCGTCATGGTGGCTGATCCCGAGGGCACGATCATTTACTGCAATGCGGCGCTTCTTGGCATGATGCGCAATGCTGAAAATGACCTCCGGCAGGATTTGCCGAACTTTCGGGTAGATACCATGCTGGGGGCCAATTTTGATATCTACCATCGGCAACCCGCTCACCAGCGCAACTTGCTGGCTGGCCTCAAGGGAACCCATCGGGCCCGGTTGCAGATCGGCGGTCGCGACTTCACCCTGATTGCCTCCCCGGTCATCAATGCAGCGGGCGAGCGGCTCGGTACTGTCGTCGAATGGCAGGACCGCACGGACGAGGTGGCCATCGAACGCGAAGTTGCGACCATTATCGAAGCGGCGGCCAATGGGGATTTCAGTCAGCGCCTCGATAGCAGCGGTATGGACGGCTTCTTCCGGCAGGTATCCGAGGGGGTCAACAAGCTGTTGGCGGCCAGTACGGATGCCCTCGACGATGTTGGCGCCATGTTGGCGCGGATGGCCAAGGGCGATTTGACGCAAAAAATCGAAACGCCCTATCAGGGCATTCTCGGCCGGCTCAAGGACGACGCCAATGTGACGGTCGATAATCTGCAGGAAATGCTGTTGTCGATCAAGGATGCTACGGATTCGATCAATACGGCGGCGAAGGAAATTGCCTCGGGCAATCTGGAGCTGTCGCGGCGGACGGAGGAGCAGGCGAGCAGCCTGCAGGAAACGGCCTCGAGCATGGAGGAGCTAACCGGGACGGTGAAGCAGAATGCCGACAACTCGAGGCAGGCGAGCGAACTGGCGGGGAGCGCACAGCAGGTGGCGATCAAGGGCGGTGAGGTGGTCGGTCAGGTGGTGCAGACAATGACCGCCATCCACCAGTCGAGCAACCGGATTGCTGACATTATCGGGGTGATTGACGGGATCGCCTTCCAGACCAATATTCTGGCGCTCAATGCGGCAGTTGAAGCGGCACGGGCTGGCGAGCAGGGGCGTGGCTTTGCCGTGGTGGCGTCGGAAGTCCGCAATCTGGCCCAGCGCAGCGCGGCGGCGGCGAAGGAAATCAAGGGGCTGATCTCGGACTCGGTGGACAAGGTTGAGGCGGGCAGCAAGCTGGTCGATCAGGCGGGTCGGACGATGGACGAGGTGGTGTCGAGCATCCGGCGGGTGGCGGGTCTGATGGTCGGGATTTCGGATGCGAGCCGGGAGCAGAGTGCAGGCATCGAGCAAGTCAGCATTGCCGTCAGCCAGATGGATGAGGTGACGCAGCAGAATGCCGCCCTTGTCGAGCAGGCTGCCGCTGCAGCGGAAAGCCTCGAGGAGCAGGCCGGAAACCTTGCCTTGTCGGTTGCCGTTTTCAGATTGTCCGGGGGCGTGGTGGTTTCCGGTGAGCAGAACCTCCGGGGGCTCGACATTGATGGAGCGATATCCGCCCATCGGGGTTGGAAGCAGCACCTGACCGACTATGTGGCGGGGGGCGGGGCACAACTGGATCCGGTTATTGTCGGCCGCGATGACGTCTGTGCGCTGGGATGCTGGATTCATGGCGATGGCCGGGTACTCAATGGTCATCCCGGCTACGGCGATCTTAAAACCGAGCACGCCGGCTTTCACCGTTGTGCCGCAGAAATCATCCGCACTGCCAAGAGTGGCGATACCGACCGGGCGCGCCGCGAGATTGCCGGCGAATTTTCTGCGCGCTCCCAGCGGGTGATTGGTCTTTTGGAGAATTTGCGCAGTACAGATGATATTGCCATGTCCCGGCAGTTGACCGGGACACCTGGCAGAAAACAGCCCTCCGTATCGGTGCTGGCTTTGTCAGGGCCTACTGAGGATGAGTGGGAAGAGTTCTGA
- a CDS encoding Cache 3/Cache 2 fusion domain-containing protein, with protein sequence MRNNQPVTGAEITLDDHALIVSKTDLKGQITYINREFVDISGFTEGELIGQPHNIVRHPDMPAEVFVDMWRDLKDGRPWTGVVKNRCKNGDHYWVVANATPLREGGKVVGYMSVRRKATASEILSAEAAYQAIRQKGAGGKQVFHGRVVTGGLVGAFNRWVSNASSSKKIAIGVLLGFGIILGGATRFLGGHIATLLDTQGRATLKTEVGLIRSAVETNLAALRKQAIQLNRGFEMSFPDEIVLDGTDEMPVLRLGKGEILNGRFERVDHFTEQTGAVATLFVRKGDEFVRISTSVKKENGERAVGTLLAKDHPGLPLLLSGKPYVGRATLFGKAFYTSYTPILAKGGKVIGASFIGLDISTELETLKQQIRTLKIGDSGYYYVVDANPGKSFGSLIVHPAKEGSNILEAKDAAGREFIREMLERGSGDLTYPWRDAESGDKSTRDILAVFDTLPDAKWLVVGGSYVDELRALSSQVSRFVMIGGLLLALLLAAFLYWLIGHLIVQPLREKVLPAFIDLAEGRYDTPLDVRSNDEVGQVIQGLQSMQIQQGFNVAEGLRLANENLRIRIALDCVSANLRIADDDGLVIYANRGLLTTLRQIEGGLRKQQPDFSVDRFVGSNIGAFYPDPKAALKALRELQGARQAELDIGGRIYKVITNPIVNERGQRLGTVGEWVDRTAELNAQRSVAALVSRASAGDLEARLDTSVLEGFYKEIGIGINSLLETSGMAIGEIGTLLSRMADGDLNQSLSGEYQGSFARLCDDANQTVNKLRELVGEIQSSAHSINTAAKEIASGNLELSRRTEEQASSLQETASSMEELTGTVKQNADNSRQASELAGSAQQVAIKGGEVVGQVVQTMTAIHQSSNRIADIIGVIDGIAFQTNILALNAAVEAARAGEQGRGFAVVASEVRNLAQRSAAAAKEIKGLISDSVDKVEAGSKLVDQAGRTMDEVVSSIRRVAGLMVGISDASREQSAGIEHVSIAVSQMDEVTQQNAALVEQAAAAAESLEEQASSLAKAVSVFQVDAGSDFLLGGPGSDQSAPHEQARGAGRAKKAEALPRRLDDEWKEF encoded by the coding sequence ATGCGAAATAACCAGCCGGTAACGGGTGCGGAAATCACACTGGACGATCATGCCCTGATTGTCTCGAAGACCGACCTGAAAGGTCAGATCACCTATATCAACCGGGAGTTCGTCGACATCAGCGGTTTTACCGAAGGCGAACTGATTGGTCAGCCGCATAACATCGTCCGCCATCCCGATATGCCGGCCGAGGTTTTTGTCGACATGTGGCGTGATCTGAAGGATGGCCGGCCGTGGACTGGTGTCGTCAAGAATCGCTGCAAGAACGGGGATCATTACTGGGTGGTGGCCAATGCCACGCCGTTGCGTGAAGGCGGCAAGGTGGTCGGCTACATGTCGGTGCGGCGCAAGGCAACGGCGTCGGAAATTTTGTCGGCCGAGGCCGCGTATCAGGCTATTCGCCAAAAGGGAGCCGGCGGGAAACAGGTGTTTCACGGTCGTGTCGTTACGGGCGGGCTGGTCGGGGCATTCAATCGCTGGGTTTCAAATGCCTCGTCGTCGAAGAAGATTGCCATCGGCGTCCTCTTGGGCTTCGGGATTATTCTGGGTGGGGCAACCCGCTTCCTTGGCGGACATATCGCGACGCTGCTCGATACGCAAGGGCGGGCCACGCTGAAAACGGAGGTCGGGCTGATTCGTTCAGCCGTCGAGACCAATCTGGCCGCCTTGCGCAAACAGGCCATTCAGTTGAACCGTGGTTTCGAGATGTCGTTTCCGGATGAAATTGTCCTCGACGGCACGGATGAAATGCCCGTATTGCGTCTGGGCAAAGGCGAGATTCTGAATGGCCGGTTTGAACGGGTTGATCACTTTACCGAGCAAACCGGCGCCGTCGCGACGCTGTTCGTCCGCAAGGGTGATGAATTCGTGCGGATATCCACCTCGGTCAAGAAAGAGAATGGCGAACGGGCTGTTGGTACGCTCCTCGCCAAGGATCATCCGGGCCTGCCGCTGTTGCTGTCCGGCAAGCCCTATGTCGGGCGGGCCACTCTTTTCGGCAAGGCCTTCTATACCAGCTATACGCCGATTCTTGCGAAGGGTGGCAAGGTCATCGGGGCAAGCTTTATCGGTCTCGATATCTCGACCGAACTTGAGACACTCAAGCAGCAGATTCGCACCTTGAAGATCGGGGACAGCGGTTACTACTATGTGGTCGATGCCAACCCCGGCAAGAGTTTCGGCAGTTTGATCGTGCATCCGGCGAAGGAGGGGAGCAATATCCTCGAGGCCAAGGATGCCGCTGGCCGCGAATTCATTCGCGAGATGCTCGAGCGTGGCAGCGGTGACCTGACCTATCCCTGGCGTGATGCAGAATCCGGCGACAAATCGACGCGGGACATACTGGCGGTTTTTGATACCCTGCCCGATGCCAAATGGCTGGTCGTCGGTGGCAGCTACGTGGACGAGTTGCGCGCCCTGTCCAGTCAGGTCTCCCGCTTTGTCATGATCGGCGGCTTGCTGCTGGCGCTCTTGCTGGCGGCCTTCCTGTACTGGCTGATTGGCCATCTGATCGTTCAGCCGTTGCGGGAAAAAGTCCTGCCGGCCTTTATCGACCTTGCCGAGGGGCGTTACGACACGCCGCTTGATGTCCGCTCCAACGATGAGGTCGGCCAGGTTATTCAGGGCCTGCAGTCGATGCAGATTCAACAAGGCTTCAACGTTGCCGAAGGCTTGCGCCTCGCCAATGAAAATCTACGGATTCGCATTGCGCTGGATTGCGTGTCGGCCAACCTGCGTATCGCCGATGACGACGGTCTGGTGATCTACGCCAACCGGGGCTTGCTGACCACCCTGCGTCAGATCGAAGGCGGGCTGCGCAAGCAACAGCCGGATTTCTCGGTTGACCGCTTTGTGGGCAGCAATATCGGTGCTTTTTACCCTGACCCGAAGGCAGCACTCAAGGCGCTGCGCGAGTTGCAGGGAGCGCGTCAGGCAGAACTCGACATTGGCGGTCGCATCTATAAAGTGATTACCAATCCGATCGTCAACGAACGCGGCCAGCGCCTCGGTACGGTCGGCGAGTGGGTCGACCGGACGGCGGAACTGAATGCCCAACGCTCGGTTGCCGCACTGGTTTCCCGCGCCTCTGCCGGGGATCTCGAGGCGCGTCTGGATACGTCGGTTCTTGAGGGGTTTTACAAGGAAATCGGTATCGGGATCAACAGCTTGCTCGAAACGAGCGGGATGGCTATCGGGGAGATCGGTACCTTGCTCTCGAGGATGGCTGATGGCGATCTCAATCAGAGCTTGAGCGGAGAGTATCAGGGTTCCTTTGCCCGCTTGTGTGATGATGCCAATCAAACGGTGAACAAGTTGCGTGAACTGGTCGGGGAAATCCAGTCGTCGGCGCATTCGATCAATACGGCGGCGAAGGAAATTGCCTCGGGCAATCTGGAGCTGTCGCGGCGGACGGAGGAGCAGGCGAGCAGCCTGCAGGAAACGGCCTCGAGCATGGAAGAGCTAACCGGGACGGTGAAGCAGAATGCCGACAACTCGAGGCAGGCGAGCGAACTGGCGGGGAGCGCACAGCAGGTGGCGATCAAGGGCGGTGAGGTGGTCGGTCAGGTGGTGCAGACAATGACCGCCATCCACCAGTCGAGCAACCGGATTGCTGACATTATCGGGGTTATTGACGGGATCGCCTTCCAGACCAATATCCTGGCGCTCAATGCGGCAGTTGAAGCGGCACGGGCTGGCGAGCAGGGGCGTGGCTTTGCCGTGGTGGCGTCGGAAGTCCGCAATCTGGCCCAGCGCAGCGCGGCGGCGGCGAAGGAAATCAAGGGGCTGATCTCGGACTCGGTGGACAAGGTTGAGGCGGGCAGCAAGCTGGTCGATCAGGCGGGTCGGACGATGGACGAGGTGGTGTCGAGCATCCGGCGGGTGGCGGGGCTGATGGTCGGGATTTCGGATGCGAGCCGGGAGCAGAGTGCAGGCATCGAGCATGTCAGTATTGCCGTCAGCCAGATGGATGAGGTGACGCAGCAGAATGCCGCCCTTGTCGAGCAGGCTGCCGCTGCAGCGGAAAGCCTCGAGGAGCAGGCCAGTAGCCTGGCCAAGGCGGTATCGGTTTTTCAGGTTGATGCGGGCAGTGATTTCCTCCTCGGTGGGCCGGGCAGCGATCAGTCGGCACCGCATGAGCAAGCCCGTGGGGCGGGCCGGGCGAAAAAGGCGGAAGCCTTGCCGCGTCGCCTTGATGACGAGTGGAAGGAGTTCTGA